ACCATACCCCGCATTATTGACTAGAACATCAATTCTTCCAAACCGCGTGATTGCAGACTGCACCCCTCTTAAAACCATATCTGGATCATGCAAATCCAATGTGATGGCTAATAAATGATCAGAAAATTCCACAAAATCGGCAGCCACTTTTTGGGGCGAACGAGAGGTAGCCACCACAAAATCACCTCTTTCAAGAGCAGCTTTAACAATTTCCCAACCAAATCCTTGTGAAGTCCCTGTAATAAACCAAACGAGCTGTTTGCTTTGATTATCGCTCATAAAAAATACTCCTTCTTGAACCCTGTTGTTGGTGTTAGAGTAATCAATCCTTTTAAAATTTCAATAGATTTTTTTACAAAAAGTTAGTTATGCTTGCTTCTTAAATATTTTTGGAAAATGATTGAATGGATCTAAATAAACAGACATCATTACTACGAATGAAAATTTTTAAAAGGCTGTCATGAATATCCTCTACCTTCTTATTGGGATTTTCTTTTTATCACCAACGGTTTTCTATGCAGAAGAATCTGAGAAAAAAGAACCGACTAGAAGAGCTCTTCCTGCACCTTTTGACTCTCCTCCCTTTCCTTCTGGAGAATTTCTAGGCACTCCTCTAATAGGGATACCCATCAGTGACACAATTTATCCGTTAATGAAAGTGATTTACAAACTTCCTTGTGGAGAAAGAATTAAAAAAAGCAGGGTAAAAGCTTATGGTTGGATTAACGGTTCGGGCAATATAAGTAGCTGTAGCCACTCAAATGCTCCTGAAGGTTACTGGATTGTTCCAAATCGAGTCGAGCTCGACCAATTTGTATTTCGCCTGGAAAGAGAAGTTGATACTCTCCAAACTGATCACATTGACATAGGGTTTCGTTCCACCATTCTCTATGGGATTGATTATCGTTATACAACAGCTGGGGGTTGGACAAGCCGACAATTGTTAAAACACAACTATTTATACGGATATGATTTTACCGAGCAATACATAGATACGTACATCCCAAAGATTGCTCAAGGTGCGATCATCCGAATAGGTCGTTGGGCTTCTTGTCCAGATATTGAGACGCAGTTTGTTCCAGATAATTACTTGGGAACTCACTCGCTGATGTTTACCTTTGATACTTCTACTCAGACAGGGGCCATGTTAACAGTCATGCTCAATAAGTACTGGACAGTGCAAGCTGCTTTACACGCTGGCACCGATATGGCACCCTGGTATAAAGGAGCTGTTCCTACTGGAATGCTCGGAATTCGATGGGTTTCCTGCGATAATCTAGACTCTGTGTATCTGATGCTAAACTCTATCAACAGCGCAAAATTTCGTCGATTTCGCATGTACGGTCAACGACTTGGTCACGATAACTACAACTATGTTGTCGCAACCTGGCAGCATAAATTTTCTGATGATATTCACACAAAAACAGAAGGTTATTTTATGTGGCAGCGGAATGCCGTACGCGGGGGAACACCAAGTGCCGGACCGGTTCGCTCTTTTGGCGGAGGCGGAGGCATCGGTCCAAATATCCATGGAACATCTTTGACATATGGGTTTGTGAATTATGCATTGTTTAAATTTTCAGAAAAGGGTTTTGTGACTTTGCGCAACGAAATTTGGAGAGATGCACAAGGAGAAAGAACGAATTATCCAGGTACATATACGGGTCATACGGTTGGATTTACATACAATTTCACCGAAGAACTTCAAATACGCCCTGAAATTGGCTACTATAGAAATTGGAATCGTGATGCATTTGATCGGGGAAAAAGAAAAGGAACTGTTTTGGCGGGCCTGGATATGACAATACGTTTTTGAGAATAGTACCTCAGGTTAACTTTAGCGATTAGCCAAATTAAGGGCCTGCTAGGGCAAAATTGTTCGTGCTTCTTTTACATGTATACGCAAAACACCAAACGTGCTGGTATGCGATCGCGCACGTGTGTACTGGGATTGCATGATTCCAATGAGCGGCAATTCTGGGGAAATAGACTCGGAGTGTTTTCACCTTCTCACTAATAATTTCGAAATGTCAGGTGTTGGACGAATCCGAGTATGTGCGACATCACCAAAAAATTGGCGTGCAAATATCTTCCAAATCAGAAGTCATCACATAGAGCTATCTGGAGGTGGTTTATAAAAATTTAGGTCCTTTAGTGCATAATCTCAATATTTTTTTTAGGAGATTAACATCTCTTAAAATATAATAAGGGGTTGTGTTATCAAAAATAATAGCCTGATAAATTTGATCTCTATCCTACGACAATGAGATAATGCATGAATAAAGACTTCCGATTATTGTTTTTCTGTATTTTGTGGATCCTTTTTTTCAATAACCAAGCAATGGGGCAAACAGATGAAAAAGAGAATTTAAAAACAACTTGTGAAAAAGAAGAAAAAGAAAAAACCGACGAAAAAGCAGAAACAAAAGAAGTAACCAATCCATGTGAAAAAAAACAGGAAGAGAAAGAAAAGAACAGCGAAGAGATTAAAGAAGAACCCCCAAAAGTTGGAAATTTCGCGTTACCTACTTCCCAACAACCTGCTGCACTGTTTGGATTTGGAGGAAATATTCTTGATAAAGATGAAGTGCAGCTCTATCTCTTTGCAGATTATTTTAGCGGAAAGAAAAGAGTTAACTCAGACATAATTCCAAGCGTTTTGTTTGGCGTAACGAATGAATTTTCTATCTATTTCAATTTCCCAGTTAATCCCTATTTGAGAGACGGCAAAAACCGATCAAGTGGTATAGAGGATTTCTTCATACAATTTGAGTATGCTTTTTATAACAAGTCGACAGCTTTCTATGTTGATGAAGCCACTATTGTTGCGAACATTACAGCACCTACTGGATCGACTAAAAAAAACCCACCCACTGGTTTTGGAGCACCCAGCGTATTTATTGGAGGCACTTTTTACCATACAATGGTCGATTGGTTTGCATTCACCTCACATGGAGCTATTTTAATGAGTTCAAATGGGGGGACTCGCATCGGGGATCAATTCCTCTACCAATTTGGATTTGGCAGAAATATTCCCAGCACGACAGATCGCATCTATGCCTGGATGTTAGAAATTGATGGCCAATATAACAAAAAAAATCGAATCGACCGAGTGATCGATCCCAATTCAGGCGGAAATGTCGTTTATGTAACCCCCTCCATTTGGATTTCAACCAAAGAATGGTTATTACAATTTGGGGTAAGTGTTCCTGTCACTCAAAATTTATTTGGAAAACAGCACAAAGTGGATTTTGCTCTAAACCTTAATTTCGCGTGGTCTTTTTATTAATTAAAAATAAATTATTTGAAAAATATCGTCAAATCTATCATACCATCTCTAAAGATTATTCATATCAAGGAGGCTCTTGTGGCACGCATTGTTCGATTTCATAAAGTTGGTGGACCTGAAGTTTTGCAAATTGACGAAGTAGAAGTTCCCTCTCCCGGTCCTGGTGAAGTGAGAATAAAAGTGAAGGCTCTCGGCCTCAACCGAGCAGAAGCCATGTTTAGAAGTGGACGCTATTTTTTTCAACCAACATTCCCTTCTCGTATAGGTTACGAAGCCTCAGGGATTGTCGAATCGGTTGGTCCGGATGTTAAGGATTTCGCACCTGGCGACAGTATTAGTATTGTTCCTGCAGCAGATCAAGGTAAATATGGTGTTTATGGTGAAATTGCAATTATCCCCGCACAGTATGCAGTCAAAAATCCTCCATCTTTATCTTTTGAAGAAGCTGCCGCCGTTTGGATGCAATACATGACAGCTTATGGGGCTCTTAATGATATTGCCGAAATGAAAAAAGACGATTATGTTGTCATCCCAGCCGCTTCTAGCAGCGTTGGCTTAGCAGCCATCCAGCTGTGTAACATGGTTGGGGCCATCCCTATCGCTACAACTCGTAAAAGCAATAAGAAGAAAGCTCTGCTGGATGAAGGAGCTGCACATGTTATTGCGACGGAAGAAGAAGATCTTGCAACAAAGCTAAAAGAGATCACAGGCGGTAAGGGTGCTAGAATCGTATTTGATCCCGTTGGAGGGAAAACTGTGCTTGCTTTAGCGGAAGGAATGGCGAATGGCGGTATCTTATTTCAATATGGAGCTCTTAGTCCAGATCCTACCCCATTTCCTTTGATGCCCGCGCTAGCCAAATCTCTTTCTATGCGCGGATATGTTCTTTTTGAAATTGTGAGTGATCCTGAAAGATTCGAGAGAGCGAAAAAATTTATTCTCAACGGACTCGCCTCTAAAAAATTAAAGCCAGTCATCGCCAAGACTTTTCCTCTTGATAAAATTGTGGACGCACATCGATATTTAGAGTCGAATCAACAAATTGGAAAAATTATTGTAACAGTCTAGAGAGAAAAAGCGGGGTTAGAAACAGCTTGCAAAAACATATACAAAGTTTTCAGCAAGATTGTATGGCAGCAGAAGCAAAAAGAACAAAAAATTGATTGAAGCCGCTAAAGTGTTGATTGACCATGACAACTGAGATGATGTTCACCTACCAAACACGCCTTGTGCTGAATGACGAACAAGACAACATCTTGCAACAATACGCGGATTTGCTCAGCCAAGTAGAACGTTCGTTGTACGCAGAAGTTGCTCAGGGAAAAGCGTCTGCTTCCTGCAAAAATCGGTTTCTGACAAGATTTAATATCACAGCACGACAATTTAATGCCTGTCGAGTGAGTTTGGACAGCAAAGTGGAAGGATGTCGAGTTGGACAAGATCGTGCCATTGAGAGTCTTAATCAACAAATCGCTTTGTTAGACCGAAGGATTCAACTTTTGGAAAAGAAGCCCTCAAAGCAATTTATTCTGCATCAAAAGAGACGGCGCCGAGCGATTTTGTTCCAACGTCGTGATTCCATTGAGGAGAGATCGCAAGCAAAAACGCGTCAGGCTCTGCTTTGGAAGTAAAAAGCTATTTAACACTCAATTTTATCTTGAGAAAAATGGGTTTTCCTCTCATTTGGAATGGAAAAAGGTATGGCAAGAAAGCCGAAATAGCGAGTTTTTTGGCTTGGGATCTAAGGATGAATCTTCAGGCAATCAGACATGTGTGGCTACCTTACAGAGCAATGAAACGTTGTGTTTGCGCTTGCGCCTTCCCAAAGCCTTGGAGGACAAGCATGGGAAATACCTCTACATCCAGACGTTATGTTCGCTTACGGCCAACAACAAGTCTTAGCTGCAATGAATAATCCCAAGGGACAGGCGATATCCTATCGCTTTAAAAAAGATGCAAAGAGCTGGAGAGTGTTCACTTCGACAGCCCTTCCAAAGGCTGACTGTATTTCACAAGAGGGACTTGGAGTCATTGGAATCGATCTTAACGCCGATCATATCGCCTATATGGAAACAGATCGCTTTGGCAAGCCGATAAAATCAAGAATACTTTCTTGGGTTCTTATGGAAAGAGAAAAGAACAGCTTAAAGCGATCACAGGAGATCTCTGCAAGAAGATAATCGATCAAGCAAAAGCCACAAAGAAGCCACTTGTCATTGAAAACTTAGATTTTCGAAAGAAAAAGCTCACTTTACAAGACAGTGGAAATAAGAAATTTTCACGACTGTTATCCGGTTTTGCTTACGGGCTCTTCTTCGCATGTCTCATCGCACGCGCCTTCAAAGAAGGGATTGAGATCTACCGAGTCAATCCGGCATTTACCTCAACCATCGGGCGTATCAATTATGCGAAACGCTATGGCCTAAGTATCCATCTTGCAGCAGCTCTTTGCATAGCAAGACGTTACCAAAAATTTTCTGAAGCACCTTGCTCTTCCCATGGACAAATTCCCGATGGGAAAGGAGGCCATGTCGCTTTTGTTCTACCCGTGAGGAATCGAATAAAACACGTATGGCATTTCTGGGGTAGTGTGAAGAAGAAATTAACAACAGTGCTTGTAGCACACTTTCAGGCGATCCATCGATCCTCGAGTCCGCCTATTCCGGCTCTTGCGACAGCGAATAGCTCCTGACTGTTATTGGTGAGATTCCAATATGTGAATCGTTAGCAAAACTGCTTGGCTAGCGTTTTATCATTCAGCTCAGTAAAGAGTAGATATGTATAGATTTTAAGTAGCGGTTTGCACTACTCCCCCCGCGCTTTAGCTATGAAAAGCTGATAAGCCATTTGCTGAATCAAATCACGCGCTGAAATCGATTGGCATAAGGGATAACCCTGCCCTGCCAAAAGAAACATGAGATCCATGCGCCCTTTTTGTGCGGCCAATGCTCGCAGTTTTGCCGTAAGAAAATGCTGTACAGGATAAGGGAGTACAGCTTTCTTGCCTAGTTCCGCCACGAATCGGTTTTCTATTAGCCGTGCCAATTTTCCAGTGAAAGCCTTAGATAATTTTGTTGGAGCATTTTCTTCAAGTAAAGCTTTTTTATAGGCCTGGTTTGCTCCGCTTTCGATAGTCGTGACAAATGCCGTTCCCAATTGCGCATACTTTGCTCCCATCACAAGAGCCGCTGCGATCCCATAGCCATCCATAATTCCCCCCGCAGCGATTAAAGGCAATTTAACAACCCGCTTTGTTAATGAAAGTAGCACGGATAAGCTATAGCAAGGATCTGGATTTGAAAAGCATCCTCGATGCCCTCCGGCTTCATAGCCCTGACAAACAATTCCATCACATCCCACTCGTTCCAATAAAATGGCTTCGCGTGGGTTAGTGGCTGTTCCAAACACTAATATTCCCTGCTTTCTAAAACGTTGAATGATGTCTTCTGAAGGGATCCCAAATGTAAAACTAAAAACAGAAATCTTTTCCTCTAATAAAACTTCGACTTGCTCTTCAAAGGCTGGAAGCTTTAGCTCTGTGGGAACTTCTAATGGTTCATCTGTAAGCTCTTTCCAAAAGGGTTTAATGAATTCGAGAGCTGCTAGTAGGTCAGGGAGGAGAATGTCTTTTTCCAAAACAAAAAGATTCACTCCAAAAGGATGCTTCGTCAACACTTTCGTTTCCCGAACAACCTTTTGAAGCTCCTCTGGTGTCATATATCCTCCACCTAAAGAGCCTAAAGCGCCTGTATTTGATACCGCAGCAGCTAGCTGAGGAGTCGCTACACCTCCCATGGGAGCTTGAATCAAAGGAAGTTTAAGGGCTAATCTTTCATCCATCTTGTTTAATCCATTCAAAAAGTCTAGGTTTGAAGTGTAATTCTTTTTTAGCTTTTGCATTTGATGCCGCCCGCAATTTTGTTGCGTAATAAACAGAGTCAGCCCCTCTTAGCTTAAATCCTTCCTTTTCTGAAATGAAAGGAGGAGCGGCCGCTTTTAAATACTTTGCGAAAGCAGGTAGCCATTCACGCATAGGTGACGGGTGATCATTTACAACATTATAAACTCCTGGCACACTTTTAATAGCAGACACAATAGCATGAGCAGCATCTTCAATATGTACAAAATTCCACACCCCCTCTCCCGCCCCAATAATGGGGAACTGCTGCTTCCGAATTTGCTCTGCAACATCACCTTCTGGATTAAACCATGTCCCAAGTCCATAAAAAAAACCAAATCGCAATGCGACTCCTTCTAAGGAACTTGCTTTAAAGAGACGTTTTTCAATT
This region of Parachlamydia acanthamoebae genomic DNA includes:
- a CDS encoding outer membrane beta-barrel protein, producing the protein MNILYLLIGIFFLSPTVFYAEESEKKEPTRRALPAPFDSPPFPSGEFLGTPLIGIPISDTIYPLMKVIYKLPCGERIKKSRVKAYGWINGSGNISSCSHSNAPEGYWIVPNRVELDQFVFRLEREVDTLQTDHIDIGFRSTILYGIDYRYTTAGGWTSRQLLKHNYLYGYDFTEQYIDTYIPKIAQGAIIRIGRWASCPDIETQFVPDNYLGTHSLMFTFDTSTQTGAMLTVMLNKYWTVQAALHAGTDMAPWYKGAVPTGMLGIRWVSCDNLDSVYLMLNSINSAKFRRFRMYGQRLGHDNYNYVVATWQHKFSDDIHTKTEGYFMWQRNAVRGGTPSAGPVRSFGGGGGIGPNIHGTSLTYGFVNYALFKFSEKGFVTLRNEIWRDAQGERTNYPGTYTGHTVGFTYNFTEELQIRPEIGYYRNWNRDAFDRGKRKGTVLAGLDMTIRF
- a CDS encoding zinc-dependent alcohol dehydrogenase family protein codes for the protein MARIVRFHKVGGPEVLQIDEVEVPSPGPGEVRIKVKALGLNRAEAMFRSGRYFFQPTFPSRIGYEASGIVESVGPDVKDFAPGDSISIVPAADQGKYGVYGEIAIIPAQYAVKNPPSLSFEEAAAVWMQYMTAYGALNDIAEMKKDDYVVIPAASSSVGLAAIQLCNMVGAIPIATTRKSNKKKALLDEGAAHVIATEEEDLATKLKEITGGKGARIVFDPVGGKTVLALAEGMANGGILFQYGALSPDPTPFPLMPALAKSLSMRGYVLFEIVSDPERFERAKKFILNGLASKKLKPVIAKTFPLDKIVDAHRYLESNQQIGKIIVTV
- a CDS encoding IS200/IS605 family accessory protein TnpB-related protein is translated as MGSYGKRKEQLKAITGDLCKKIIDQAKATKKPLVIENLDFRKKKLTLQDSGNKKFSRLLSGFAYGLFFACLIARAFKEGIEIYRVNPAFTSTIGRINYAKRYGLSIHLAAALCIARRYQKFSEAPCSSHGQIPDGKGGHVAFVLPVRNRIKHVWHFWGSVKKKLTTVLVAHFQAIHRSSSPPIPALATANSS
- a CDS encoding NAD(P)H-dependent flavin oxidoreductase — translated: MDERLALKLPLIQAPMGGVATPQLAAAVSNTGALGSLGGGYMTPEELQKVVRETKVLTKHPFGVNLFVLEKDILLPDLLAALEFIKPFWKELTDEPLEVPTELKLPAFEEQVEVLLEEKISVFSFTFGIPSEDIIQRFRKQGILVFGTATNPREAILLERVGCDGIVCQGYEAGGHRGCFSNPDPCYSLSVLLSLTKRVVKLPLIAAGGIMDGYGIAAALVMGAKYAQLGTAFVTTIESGANQAYKKALLEENAPTKLSKAFTGKLARLIENRFVAELGKKAVLPYPVQHFLTAKLRALAAQKGRMDLMFLLAGQGYPLCQSISARDLIQQMAYQLFIAKARGE